In Danaus plexippus chromosome 9 unlocalized genomic scaffold, MEX_DaPlex mxdp_26, whole genome shotgun sequence, the following proteins share a genomic window:
- the LOC116767690 gene encoding uncharacterized protein LOC116767690, translated as MDSNSNSCELSWTKIEVDMDNDNQVKREPRWHWTQENTLKLIEAFEKDCKELWDTKHPLNRDKNARHAKHEYLANMFETTSDEISRKLHNLRTQFNNELRKIKRKQAGGEGERGNSGWEYFDSLAFLMREPLVDPLDTTVEGVNLALAEFQADEEVEFGLVRARVTGSPVVRKPVQRVAASAPPPLPPSAHPMMWPEQPKPRIRPGINADECQIFGDFVASELRTLRSDASRKRLKRIIQKAILQIGEEEDVNIISG; from the exons ATGGATTCCAACTCCAACTCCTGCGAGCTGTCCTGGACGAAGATAGAAGTGGACATGGACAACGACAACCAGGTGAAGCGGGAACCGCGCTGGCATTGGACCCAGGAGAACACTCTCAAACTGATCGAGGCCTTCGAGAAGGATTGCAAGGAGCTCTGGGACACCAAACACCCGCTGAACAGGGACAAGAACGCGCGGCACGCCAAGCACGAGTACCTGGCGAATATGTTCGAGACCACGAGCGACGAGATCAGTAGAAAGTTACACAACTTGAGGACGCAGTTCAATAACGAGCTGAGGAAGATAAAACGCAAACAGGCGGGCGGGGAGGGGGAGAGGGGGAACAGCGGCTGGGAGTACTTCGACTCGCTGGCGTTCCTGATGCGGGAACCCCTCGTCGACCCCCTCGACACCACCGTGGAAGGAGTTAATCTCGCG TTAGCGGAGTTCCAAGCTGATGAGGAGGTGGAATTCGGTCTCGTCCGAGCTCGTGTGACCGGGTCTCCAGTGGTGAGGAAACCTGTCCAGAGAGTGGCAGCCTCTGCACCGCCGCCCCTACCACCCAGCGCTCACCCCATGATGTGGCCTGAACAACCCAAGCCCAGGATCAGACCTGGAATCAACGCTGATGAATGTCAG ATATTCGGCGATTTCGTTGCCTCTGAGCTCAGGACACTAAGATCTGATGCCTCACGTAAGAGGTTGAAGAGGATCATCCAGAAGGCGATCCTGCAGATAGGAGAGGAAGAAGACGTGAACATAATAAGCGGATAG